Proteins from a genomic interval of Stenotrophomonas maltophilia R551-3:
- a CDS encoding rubredoxin, which produces MAARESSPDYPMSDATPTTLRTWMCVVCGFLYSEAEGLPEEGIAPGTRWEDIPETWTCPDCGVTKADFEMVEVD; this is translated from the coding sequence ATGGCGGCCCGTGAATCCAGTCCTGATTATCCGATGAGCGATGCCACCCCCACCACCTTGCGCACCTGGATGTGCGTGGTCTGCGGCTTCCTTTACAGCGAAGCGGAAGGCTTGCCGGAGGAGGGCATCGCGCCGGGGACGCGCTGGGAAGACATTCCCGAGACCTGGACCTGCCCGGATTGCGGCGTGACCAAAGCCGATTTCGAGATGGTCGAGGTCGATTGA
- a CDS encoding 5-formyltetrahydrofolate cyclo-ligase codes for MTDPRQALRHDLRQRRRDLSAGERIAAAESLADALLALPFAPCEGAVAGYWALDGEIALHRWQLQLPEGLTYCLPVLAGDVLRFAPWRPGQPLTSNRYGIPEPDVTVEDTLEPAQMALVVTPLVGFDTQCRRLGMGGGWYDRSFAFRHDRPAPPWLVGAAFAVQQVESLPVASWDVPVDAICTEDGTLFPSAAPVNA; via the coding sequence ATGACCGACCCGCGCCAGGCCCTGCGCCACGACCTGCGGCAACGCCGCCGCGACCTTTCCGCCGGTGAGCGCATCGCCGCCGCCGAATCCCTCGCCGATGCCCTGCTGGCCCTGCCGTTCGCCCCGTGCGAAGGCGCCGTGGCCGGCTACTGGGCGCTGGATGGCGAAATCGCCCTGCACCGCTGGCAACTGCAGCTGCCCGAAGGACTCACTTACTGCCTGCCGGTACTGGCCGGCGACGTACTGCGCTTCGCGCCGTGGCGGCCCGGGCAACCGCTGACCAGCAACCGTTACGGCATCCCCGAGCCGGATGTGACCGTGGAAGACACCCTGGAACCCGCGCAGATGGCGCTGGTGGTGACCCCGCTGGTGGGCTTCGACACCCAATGCCGGCGGCTGGGCATGGGAGGCGGCTGGTATGATCGCAGCTTCGCCTTCCGCCACGACCGGCCGGCGCCGCCCTGGCTGGTCGGCGCTGCGTTCGCGGTGCAGCAGGTCGAGTCCTTGCCGGTGGCGTCGTGGGACGTGCCGGTGGATGCGATCTGCACCGAAGACGGCACCCTGTTCCCCTCCGCTGCCCCCGTGAACGCATGA
- a CDS encoding TIGR02449 family protein yields the protein MEPADPLAQLQDFAARVEALLERNQRLAEENRSLRHQQEQLVAERSTLLAKNEQARSRVEAMISRLKSLEQHT from the coding sequence ATGGAACCCGCCGATCCCCTTGCCCAGCTGCAGGACTTCGCCGCCCGCGTGGAAGCGTTGCTTGAACGCAACCAGCGGCTGGCCGAGGAGAACCGCAGCCTGCGCCATCAGCAGGAACAACTGGTGGCCGAGCGCTCCACGCTGCTGGCCAAGAACGAACAGGCGCGCTCGCGGGTGGAAGCAATGATCAGCCGGCTCAAATCCCTGGAGCAGCACACATGA
- the thiE gene encoding thiamine phosphate synthase, whose amino-acid sequence MTSASPAPRGVYLITPDEPDTARLLDRTAPLLAAGATWLQYRNKTASDALRREQATALQALCAEHGVPLIVNDDPALAKAVGAAGVHLGGTDGDIPSARALLGADAIIGASCYDQLANAEQAVAAGASYVAFGAFFPTTTKITTSRAHTDLLRQSAALGVPRVAIGGLTPDNVGPIIDAGADLVAVVSSVFAAEDPVATQRAYLAQFA is encoded by the coding sequence ATGACTTCTGCTTCCCCGGCGCCCCGCGGCGTCTACCTGATCACCCCGGACGAGCCCGATACCGCGCGCCTGCTGGACCGCACCGCGCCGCTGCTGGCCGCCGGCGCCACCTGGCTGCAGTACCGCAACAAGACCGCCAGTGACGCGCTGCGGCGCGAGCAGGCCACCGCCCTGCAGGCGCTGTGCGCGGAACACGGCGTGCCGCTGATCGTCAACGACGACCCGGCGCTGGCCAAGGCGGTCGGCGCCGCCGGCGTGCATCTGGGCGGCACCGATGGCGACATCCCCAGCGCGCGCGCCCTGCTCGGCGCGGATGCCATCATCGGCGCGTCCTGCTACGACCAGCTGGCCAATGCCGAACAGGCCGTGGCCGCCGGCGCCAGCTACGTGGCCTTCGGCGCATTCTTCCCGACCACCACCAAGATCACCACCAGCCGCGCCCATACCGACCTGCTGCGGCAAAGCGCCGCACTGGGCGTGCCGCGGGTGGCGATCGGCGGCCTGACGCCGGACAATGTCGGTCCCATCATCGACGCCGGCGCCGATCTGGTCGCCGTGGTCAGCAGCGTGTTCGCCGCCGAAGACCCGGTGGCGACCCAGCGTGCCTACCTCGCCCAGTTCGCGTAA
- a CDS encoding DUF192 domain-containing protein, producing the protein MSLLRSLLMLPLLALAGCATDAARHWVELDGARYQVELATNDETRARGLMFRDQMAADHGMLFIHDREEMQAYWMKNTKLALDILYFDSQRKLVSQQRDVPPCSAGDMCPPYPSGGPARYVLELNAGQAEKLKLKDGTELTFGPGIEK; encoded by the coding sequence ATGTCGCTGTTGCGTTCGCTGCTGATGCTTCCGCTGCTGGCCCTGGCCGGCTGTGCCACCGATGCGGCCCGCCACTGGGTCGAGCTGGATGGTGCGCGCTACCAGGTGGAGCTGGCCACCAACGATGAAACCCGCGCGCGCGGGCTGATGTTCCGCGACCAGATGGCCGCTGACCACGGCATGTTGTTCATCCACGACCGCGAAGAAATGCAGGCGTACTGGATGAAGAACACCAAGCTTGCGCTGGATATCCTGTACTTCGACAGCCAGCGCAAGCTGGTCAGCCAGCAGCGCGACGTGCCGCCGTGCTCGGCCGGCGACATGTGCCCGCCCTACCCCAGCGGTGGCCCGGCGCGCTACGTGCTGGAGCTCAACGCCGGCCAGGCCGAGAAGCTCAAGCTGAAGGACGGCACCGAGCTGACCTTCGGCCCGGGCATCGAAAAGTAA
- a CDS encoding SirB1 family protein has translation MQDRISLPDWDALADLEDEALPLLPTALLIARDEYPDLQPSTYDALIQSHVDHLRSEVDSIDNSPLKMAAINRHLFDELGYSGDHDEYYDPRNSYLNQVFERRLGNPISLALVQMEVARRLGIPLDGVSFPGHFLVRLPVDDGVLVMDPFNGGRPLDVDELRERAKSHLGGQMPDDQVLAQILDPAPARAILMRMLRNLHGVYAEAGEWDRAARSADRLLKLAPEQDDALRDRGLAYLQLEYLAGARHDLGQYLKRNPEASDAQWLREKLIDLGGPVPRLH, from the coding sequence ATGCAGGACCGGATCTCACTCCCCGACTGGGATGCACTGGCCGACCTCGAAGACGAGGCGCTGCCACTGTTGCCGACCGCGCTGCTGATCGCGCGCGATGAATACCCCGATCTGCAGCCGTCCACGTACGACGCGCTGATCCAGAGCCACGTCGACCACCTCCGCTCGGAAGTGGACAGCATCGATAACAGCCCGCTGAAGATGGCGGCAATCAACCGCCACCTGTTCGACGAGCTGGGCTACAGCGGCGACCACGACGAGTACTACGACCCGCGCAACAGCTACCTCAACCAGGTATTCGAGCGCCGCCTGGGCAACCCGATCTCGCTGGCACTGGTGCAGATGGAAGTCGCGCGCCGGCTGGGAATCCCGCTCGACGGCGTGTCCTTCCCCGGCCACTTCCTGGTGCGCCTGCCGGTAGACGACGGCGTGCTGGTGATGGACCCGTTCAATGGCGGCCGCCCGCTGGACGTGGACGAACTGCGCGAGCGGGCCAAGTCACACCTGGGCGGGCAGATGCCCGACGACCAGGTGCTGGCGCAGATCCTCGACCCGGCCCCTGCGCGCGCAATCCTGATGCGGATGCTGCGCAACCTGCACGGCGTGTATGCCGAAGCGGGCGAATGGGACCGCGCTGCACGCAGTGCCGACCGCCTGCTGAAACTGGCCCCGGAGCAGGACGACGCCCTGCGCGACCGTGGCCTGGCCTACCTGCAGCTGGAGTATCTGGCCGGTGCCCGCCATGACCTGGGGCAGTACCTGAAGCGCAATCCCGAGGCCAGCGATGCGCAGTGGCTGCGCGAGAAGCTGATCGACCTGGGTGGACCGGTGCCGCGGCTGCATTGA
- a CDS encoding EVE domain-containing protein has product MTARKRYWLMKSEPDAFSIDDLAKVKVEPWNGVRNYQARNFMRDGMQVGDGILFYHSNTKVPGIVGLATVASTAYPDDTQFDPKSDYHDPKSTRENPRWMLVDVAFDRKLKQVIALDEIKLHAEALGEGFPLVAKGNRLSVFPVTAAQWKLLLSLEKKS; this is encoded by the coding sequence ATGACCGCCCGCAAGCGCTACTGGCTGATGAAGTCCGAACCGGACGCCTTCTCCATCGATGACCTGGCCAAGGTCAAGGTCGAACCCTGGAACGGGGTGCGCAACTACCAGGCGCGCAACTTCATGCGCGATGGCATGCAGGTCGGCGACGGCATCCTGTTCTACCACTCCAATACCAAGGTGCCGGGCATCGTCGGCCTGGCCACGGTGGCCAGCACGGCCTACCCGGACGACACCCAGTTCGACCCGAAATCCGACTATCACGACCCCAAGAGCACGCGCGAGAACCCGCGCTGGATGCTGGTGGACGTGGCCTTCGACCGCAAGCTCAAGCAGGTGATCGCGCTGGACGAGATCAAGCTGCACGCCGAAGCGCTGGGCGAAGGCTTCCCGCTGGTTGCCAAGGGCAACCGCCTGTCGGTGTTCCCGGTGACCGCTGCGCAGTGGAAGCTGCTGCTGTCGCTGGAAAAGAAATCCTGA
- the rpiA gene encoding ribose-5-phosphate isomerase RpiA: MSEAKRLAAEKAIEYVEDGMIVGVGTGSTVAYFIDALARIQHRIKGAVSSSEQSTARLKQHGIEVIELNHSGNLSLYVDGADECDANKCLIKGGGAALTREKIIAEASERFICIVDPSKQVPVLGKFPLPVEVIPMARSLIARQIRDMTGGQPTWREGVVTDNGNQILDIHNLQITDPEKLERELNQLPGVVCVGLFARRRADVVIVGGEPPVVL; encoded by the coding sequence ATGTCCGAAGCCAAGCGCCTGGCCGCCGAGAAAGCCATCGAGTACGTTGAAGACGGCATGATCGTCGGTGTCGGCACCGGTTCCACCGTGGCCTATTTCATCGATGCCCTGGCCCGCATCCAGCACCGCATCAAGGGTGCCGTGTCCAGCTCCGAACAGAGCACCGCGCGCCTGAAGCAGCACGGCATCGAGGTGATCGAGCTGAACCACAGCGGCAATCTGTCGCTGTACGTGGACGGCGCCGATGAGTGCGATGCCAACAAGTGCCTGATCAAGGGCGGCGGTGCCGCGCTGACCCGCGAGAAGATCATCGCCGAGGCCAGCGAGCGCTTCATCTGCATCGTCGACCCGAGCAAGCAGGTGCCGGTGCTGGGTAAATTCCCGCTGCCGGTGGAGGTGATTCCGATGGCGCGCAGCCTGATCGCCCGCCAGATCCGCGACATGACCGGCGGCCAGCCGACCTGGCGCGAAGGCGTGGTGACCGACAACGGCAACCAGATCCTGGACATCCACAACCTGCAGATCACCGATCCGGAAAAGCTGGAGCGCGAGCTCAACCAGCTGCCGGGTGTGGTGTGCGTCGGCCTGTTCGCGCGCCGTCGCGCCGATGTGGTGATCGTCGGCGGCGAGCCGCCGGTCGTGCTCTGA
- a CDS encoding cell division protein ZapA, with protein sequence MSAEPVSVRILDREYTVGVGGDERDSLMAAARLLDARMREIRGSNRMAAVDRIAVLAALNLAHELQLLRDENARQAVALQQTLADLNRRLDRAIDGTP encoded by the coding sequence ATGAGCGCCGAACCGGTCAGTGTCCGCATCCTCGATCGTGAATACACCGTGGGTGTCGGCGGCGATGAACGCGACAGCCTGATGGCCGCCGCGCGCCTGCTCGATGCACGCATGCGCGAGATCCGAGGCAGCAACCGCATGGCCGCGGTGGACCGCATTGCGGTGCTGGCCGCGTTGAACCTGGCCCACGAACTGCAGCTGCTGCGCGACGAAAACGCCCGCCAGGCGGTGGCGCTGCAGCAGACGCTGGCCGACCTGAACCGGCGTCTGGACCGCGCGATCGACGGCACCCCATAG